One Tolypothrix bouteillei VB521301 DNA window includes the following coding sequences:
- a CDS encoding glycosyltransferase family 4 protein gives MTPRDRINEKLLQSSSFYIEGKTQDSIKSKQSIRLSVITQFFPPDYAATGQLIEELVKNLGQQGVEVEVFTSQPGYAFKDASAPAIEQFERIFIQRSRSAQLWLGRIRGKAISGVLFTLRAILHLFKTSQRCNVLLLTTAPPFSIILGYIAETFFRLPYICILYDLYPDIAISLGVISKDHWLAKLWRAINKKIWLKAKAIIVLSPAMKMRIVSHCPQVADKVFVIHSWGNPNLIVPIPKQQNWFAWKHKLVEKFTVLYSGNMGRCHDMNTILEAAKLLKDEPIQFVFIGSGAKGEDLLRESHRLKLDNMVFLPYQDKEVLPYSLTACDLSLVSVGAGMESLVAPSKVYPALATGRPMAVICSKRSYLWQMIADANCGGVFENGDSQGLAQFIRLLSKDRQLAKSMGMAGRKYMQSHFTAQIISQQYLKVLEKVVL, from the coding sequence ATGACACCCAGAGATCGAATCAATGAAAAATTATTACAGTCAAGCTCTTTTTATATAGAAGGTAAAACTCAAGACTCTATTAAGAGCAAACAGAGCATTAGGTTGTCTGTCATTACCCAGTTCTTTCCACCCGACTATGCTGCTACCGGACAGTTAATTGAGGAACTCGTTAAAAACTTAGGACAGCAAGGTGTAGAGGTTGAGGTTTTCACAAGTCAACCGGGCTATGCTTTTAAGGACGCTTCTGCACCAGCCATTGAACAATTTGAACGAATTTTCATTCAGCGATCGCGATCGGCTCAGTTGTGGTTGGGCCGAATTCGTGGCAAAGCTATTAGTGGAGTCTTATTCACTTTGCGAGCAATACTCCATTTGTTTAAGACAAGCCAGCGTTGTAATGTTTTGCTGCTAACTACAGCTCCTCCATTTTCGATTATTCTGGGATACATAGCAGAAACTTTCTTCCGACTGCCTTATATTTGTATACTTTACGACCTGTACCCAGATATTGCGATTTCCTTGGGAGTGATATCTAAGGATCATTGGTTGGCAAAGCTTTGGCGGGCTATCAACAAAAAGATTTGGTTGAAAGCTAAAGCCATTATAGTTTTAAGCCCAGCTATGAAAATGCGGATAGTATCTCATTGCCCGCAAGTAGCAGACAAAGTTTTTGTCATTCACAGTTGGGGAAACCCCAACTTGATTGTGCCTATACCCAAGCAGCAAAACTGGTTTGCCTGGAAGCATAAGCTAGTTGAAAAGTTTACTGTTCTCTACTCAGGAAATATGGGGCGCTGCCATGATATGAATACGATCCTAGAAGCAGCAAAGCTTTTAAAAGATGAGCCTATTCAGTTTGTGTTTATTGGTAGTGGCGCAAAAGGTGAGGATTTACTTAGAGAGTCACATCGCTTAAAACTAGATAATATGGTATTTCTACCATATCAAGACAAAGAAGTGCTGCCCTATTCCTTAACGGCTTGTGATTTATCCTTAGTTAGTGTAGGTGCGGGTATGGAAAGTCTAGTTGCTCCTAGCAAGGTGTATCCTGCGTTAGCAACTGGACGACCAATGGCAGTGATTTGCTCTAAACGCTCGTATTTATGGCAGATGATAGCAGATGCTAACTGTGGTGGTGTTTTTGAAAATGGAGATAGTCAAGGTTTAGCTCAGTTTATTCGCTTGTTGAGTAAAGATCGCCAGCTTGCAAAGAGTATGGGTATGGCAGGTCGTAAGTATATGCAATCTCATTTTACTGCTCAAATCATTTCCCAGCAGTATTTGAAGGTTTTGGAGAAAGTTGTACTTTAA
- a CDS encoding GumC family protein has product MENHSSQPLSSEQNTNLVPHPQASPWSEGQGEDWNLRELLSIVRRRGLVIAAIATVVMGAVVYSTLKQKAVYEGNFRLLVEPLNQESTLLDLTSGKQNSNSSQPSLDYDSQIQVLKSPGLITGIAKLLEPAYPAINYNSLVNSLTITRLGETKILEIRYRSNDPREIKIVLDRVAEAYLKYSLEERQTSLRQGLQFVETQLKSMQMRVDQLQKEQQIFRQKYKLTDPDIQAAQINERASTLAQQRLAVNQQLATTRAKLTSLEKQSGELAALNEATVYQQLIAQVRQLDTQIATELTRFQEDSPPVQALKEKREKLVPLLNQEAKRFLNVELAKLVTEVETLEVQSQELAKAEQKLEQQRKQLPVLARKYTESQRKLQVATESLNRFLSTREALQIQVAQTELPWQLIQAPIQPTNPVSPDIRRSLITGFVLSLVLGISTALFIEKMDNTYHSIDALKKKVKEPLLGAIPFEKQVQNVSPRTSNPKISIKIVPDAFSRHLPGLAVTAEQSHNNYSANFLEALRVLYTNIQLLSSDRPIRSLVVSSATQGDGKSTVAFHLAQIATAMGHRVLLVDADMRRPMIHSLSDLNNQWGLSNLISANLPIAEVIRQPSFINQLSVVTAGPIPPDPTKLLSSEKMKRLIASFHNSFDLVIYDVPPLIGLADASLLAPHTDGILLVARIHRTNCLVLKQALDNAKRSRMTVLGLVANGQTTSFNIY; this is encoded by the coding sequence ATGGAGAATCATTCTTCTCAACCTCTAAGTTCTGAGCAAAATACGAACTTAGTACCTCACCCTCAAGCTTCTCCGTGGTCTGAAGGACAAGGAGAAGATTGGAATTTACGTGAACTGTTAAGTATTGTACGACGACGAGGGCTAGTTATTGCAGCGATCGCCACGGTTGTCATGGGTGCTGTTGTCTATTCAACTTTGAAACAGAAAGCAGTTTATGAAGGCAATTTTAGGCTGTTAGTAGAACCTCTCAATCAAGAAAGTACGTTGTTAGATCTAACCTCTGGCAAACAGAACTCCAACTCAAGTCAGCCCAGCCTGGACTATGATAGCCAAATACAGGTTCTTAAAAGTCCCGGACTGATAACAGGGATTGCAAAGCTATTAGAGCCAGCTTATCCCGCCATCAACTATAATTCTCTTGTCAATTCTCTGACCATCACTCGCTTGGGTGAGACTAAGATTCTAGAAATTCGGTATCGGAGCAACGATCCTAGAGAAATTAAAATAGTGCTAGATCGGGTTGCTGAAGCTTACTTAAAATACAGCTTAGAAGAAAGGCAAACAAGCTTGCGCCAAGGGCTTCAGTTTGTGGAGACACAACTCAAGTCCATGCAGATGCGGGTCGATCAGCTGCAAAAAGAGCAGCAAATTTTTCGACAAAAGTATAAGTTAACCGATCCAGATATCCAAGCAGCGCAAATCAACGAGCGAGCTAGTACTCTAGCTCAACAACGACTAGCAGTCAATCAGCAGTTGGCAACAACTCGCGCCAAATTAACCAGTTTGGAGAAACAAAGTGGAGAGTTAGCAGCGCTCAATGAAGCAACAGTATACCAACAGCTTATAGCTCAGGTGCGTCAGTTAGACACTCAGATAGCAACTGAGTTAACTCGTTTTCAAGAGGACAGCCCACCCGTTCAAGCATTGAAAGAAAAACGCGAAAAACTGGTGCCCTTGTTAAACCAAGAAGCAAAACGTTTTTTAAACGTAGAATTGGCTAAGCTAGTCACTGAAGTAGAGACTTTAGAAGTGCAAAGCCAAGAGCTTGCAAAAGCCGAACAGAAGCTCGAACAGCAACGCAAGCAGTTACCAGTATTGGCACGAAAGTACACGGAATCGCAACGGAAATTACAAGTAGCAACAGAAAGCCTGAACCGTTTTCTCAGTACTCGCGAAGCTCTTCAGATCCAAGTCGCACAGACAGAGCTTCCTTGGCAATTAATTCAAGCACCGATTCAACCAACAAACCCCGTATCTCCCGACATTCGTCGTAGTTTGATAACGGGGTTTGTCCTTAGCTTAGTTTTAGGAATCAGTACGGCACTATTTATAGAAAAAATGGACAATACTTACCATAGTATTGATGCCCTCAAAAAGAAAGTTAAAGAACCGTTATTAGGCGCTATCCCCTTTGAAAAACAAGTTCAAAATGTTTCACCTCGTACTTCTAACCCCAAAATTTCCATCAAGATAGTACCAGATGCCTTTTCCAGGCATCTTCCCGGATTAGCTGTGACGGCTGAACAAAGCCATAACAACTACTCCGCGAATTTCTTAGAAGCTTTGCGCGTACTGTACACAAATATTCAACTACTGAGTTCGGATCGCCCTATCCGTTCCTTAGTCGTTAGCTCAGCAACGCAAGGAGACGGTAAGTCTACAGTGGCATTTCATTTAGCTCAGATAGCAACAGCAATGGGACACCGAGTACTGCTTGTAGATGCGGATATGCGCCGCCCTATGATTCACAGCCTATCCGATCTCAATAACCAATGGGGATTGAGTAACCTAATTTCAGCAAATTTACCAATTGCAGAAGTAATTCGACAACCGTCATTTATCAACCAATTATCTGTAGTCACTGCTGGACCTATACCACCTGACCCAACCAAATTGCTTTCCTCTGAAAAAATGAAACGATTGATAGCAAGTTTTCATAATAGCTTTGATTTGGTGATTTATGACGTTCCTCCTTTAATCGGGTTAGCAGATGCTAGCTTACTAGCACCTCACACAGATGGCATTTTACTGGTAGCGAGAATACATCGCACAAACTGTTTGGTATTGAAACAAGCCTTGGATAACGCCAAACGATCTCGCATGACTGTCTTAGGTCTTGTTGCTAACGGTCAAACAACTAGTTTTAACATTTATTAA
- a CDS encoding helix-turn-helix domain-containing protein, whose protein sequence is MSYTIPNNSCVGCDNCRPQCPTGAIKLENDEYWIDPSLCNNCEGYYPEPQCVIVCPTQSPIPLQAKRGRCKIDFREVTSPDLFANGKTNPFASSLVIWEACNVLSQRTSLPWAIDESQKVCYFRQVNQGKGEISFHVSELRNKGELLTELETIENFDIRAACINLIFAAHVTALDKPWEQEFAIDDRQIEKYLGMEKRKDLSKSAKLALMKNLVQQACSLIVSINWPQQGYIKGFSVEDSRLWHLIDIQHHFQEDNIGCKYLTGLTFKVRAGVWSQYFLNKQGCKERTAFYQYGSLPKSLLTTVMSIWQQHEGTARLMLWLLFKTKMGKEQRITVPTLLRVAYGEAKISVACRQREERKRLLRTFENDLEVLNYYGMKPTFDPVTYPPEIQPLWAKLVEIPEDPDEALEFWINDAGGNTRITDASPRGKWNMLMNARILSFELPQEWEHQTIEPDKKQRTATKNKKKSKSTAGFLLGDQILQARQNLNLSQRELAKLAGKSQSWIRDLENGRLKAKLEDQAVLRKVLGIA, encoded by the coding sequence ATGTCTTATACAATTCCTAACAACAGTTGCGTTGGATGTGACAATTGCCGTCCCCAATGTCCTACTGGTGCTATCAAACTAGAGAACGATGAATACTGGATCGATCCTAGCCTTTGTAACAATTGCGAGGGCTATTACCCCGAACCTCAATGTGTAATTGTTTGCCCAACACAGTCGCCCATTCCTTTACAGGCAAAAAGAGGGCGATGCAAAATTGACTTTAGAGAAGTAACTAGTCCTGATTTATTTGCCAACGGTAAGACCAATCCATTTGCATCATCACTAGTCATATGGGAAGCTTGTAATGTTCTTTCTCAAAGAACTTCGCTACCTTGGGCAATTGATGAATCTCAAAAAGTGTGTTATTTCAGACAAGTTAATCAAGGAAAGGGAGAAATCTCTTTTCATGTCTCCGAACTCCGTAACAAGGGTGAACTTCTGACTGAATTAGAAACAATAGAGAATTTTGATATTAGAGCGGCTTGCATCAACTTGATTTTTGCTGCTCATGTAACAGCTTTAGATAAGCCTTGGGAACAAGAATTTGCTATCGATGACCGCCAAATTGAGAAATACTTGGGTATGGAAAAGCGCAAAGACTTGAGTAAAAGCGCTAAGCTGGCATTGATGAAGAATTTGGTACAACAAGCTTGTTCGCTGATTGTTTCCATTAATTGGCCCCAACAAGGTTATATTAAGGGGTTTTCTGTAGAAGACAGCCGACTGTGGCACTTGATAGACATTCAACATCACTTTCAAGAAGATAATATTGGGTGTAAATATTTAACTGGGTTAACTTTTAAAGTCAGAGCAGGTGTCTGGTCTCAATATTTCTTAAATAAACAAGGTTGTAAGGAAAGAACTGCATTTTATCAATATGGCAGCTTGCCCAAATCCCTGTTAACCACAGTCATGAGTATTTGGCAACAACATGAAGGTACAGCGCGACTGATGTTATGGCTGTTGTTTAAAACCAAAATGGGGAAGGAACAACGGATCACAGTCCCTACCCTACTGCGGGTAGCTTACGGAGAAGCAAAAATCTCTGTTGCTTGCAGACAGAGGGAAGAACGCAAACGGCTGCTGCGGACTTTTGAAAATGATTTAGAAGTCCTTAACTATTATGGCATGAAACCGACATTTGACCCTGTGACCTATCCACCTGAAATTCAGCCCTTATGGGCGAAATTAGTTGAGATACCCGAAGATCCAGATGAAGCGTTAGAGTTTTGGATTAATGATGCAGGTGGTAATACCCGTATAACAGATGCAAGTCCTCGTGGTAAGTGGAATATGCTCATGAATGCTCGCATATTATCTTTTGAGTTACCACAAGAGTGGGAACATCAAACCATTGAACCAGACAAAAAACAACGAACTGCTACTAAGAACAAAAAAAAGTCAAAAAGCACGGCAGGGTTCTTGCTTGGCGATCAAATTCTACAAGCAAGACAAAATTTAAATCTTTCCCAAAGAGAATTGGCAAAATTGGCTGGTAAAAGCCAAAGTTGGATTCGCGATTTGGAAAACGGTCGTCTTAAAGCCAAGTTAGAAGACCAAGCTGTGCTGCGAAAGGTTTTGGGTATTGCCTGA
- the fdxB gene encoding ferredoxin III, nif-specific, protein MATVTGLTFGGKTWTPKFVEAIDQEKCIGCGRCFKICGHNVLLLKAMNEEGEFVEDEDDDEIEKKVMTIANRDNCIGCEACAKICSKNCYTHTALNN, encoded by the coding sequence ATGGCAACCGTAACAGGATTGACATTTGGTGGTAAAACTTGGACACCTAAATTTGTGGAAGCGATCGATCAAGAAAAATGCATTGGTTGTGGCAGATGTTTTAAAATTTGCGGCCACAATGTACTGCTGCTAAAAGCAATGAATGAAGAAGGTGAATTTGTAGAAGATGAAGATGATGATGAAATTGAAAAGAAGGTGATGACGATCGCTAACAGAGACAACTGTATTGGTTGTGAAGCATGTGCCAAAATTTGCTCCAAAAATTGCTACACCCATACTGCTTTAAATAACTAA
- a CDS encoding cytochrome c oxidase subunit II, translated as MQQIPVSLLTLVAGMVVTLFSIWVGQNHSLLPVQASQQAPLVDGFFNIMVSIATALFIVVEGTILLFLVKFRRRRGDDTDGVHVEGNLPLEVFWTAIPSIIVICLGIYSVDVYQQMGGFSAGHHSPSHVAQMPGSAIAATLNDTSSSQSETATTSSATPKYGFGGTPQTQDNPAELVVNVTGMQFAWVFNYPESGVSTGELHVPVGTDVQLKISATDVIHSFWVPQFRLKQDAIPGIPTELRFVATKPGTYPIVCTELCGGYHGSMRAQVVVHNSQKEFDNWLEENLVAQKQELQEAVAVKPANLSTSEFLAPYVRDMGIQGETLKSLVGS; from the coding sequence ATGCAACAAATTCCTGTTTCACTATTGACCCTAGTTGCTGGAATGGTCGTCACGCTTTTCAGCATATGGGTTGGACAAAACCACAGTTTATTACCAGTACAAGCATCGCAACAAGCGCCTCTGGTAGATGGTTTTTTTAACATCATGGTCTCCATTGCCACTGCTTTGTTTATTGTGGTAGAAGGAACCATTTTACTTTTTCTAGTTAAATTTCGTCGCCGTCGCGGAGACGATACAGATGGCGTACATGTAGAAGGAAATCTTCCGTTAGAAGTTTTTTGGACTGCGATTCCATCGATTATTGTTATCTGTCTCGGAATCTACAGCGTTGATGTTTATCAACAGATGGGAGGGTTTTCAGCAGGACACCATTCCCCATCTCATGTAGCCCAAATGCCAGGAAGTGCAATTGCTGCTACCCTGAATGATACCTCATCAAGTCAGTCAGAAACAGCAACGACGTCTTCAGCAACTCCAAAATATGGCTTTGGCGGAACTCCACAAACACAAGATAACCCAGCTGAGTTGGTTGTCAATGTTACGGGAATGCAATTTGCTTGGGTATTTAACTACCCTGAGAGTGGTGTCAGTACAGGAGAATTACACGTTCCTGTGGGTACAGATGTACAACTGAAGATTTCTGCAACCGATGTAATTCACTCTTTTTGGGTTCCCCAATTTCGTTTGAAGCAAGATGCAATTCCCGGTATACCTACTGAATTAAGATTTGTAGCTACCAAACCAGGTACATATCCGATCGTTTGTACGGAATTGTGCGGCGGCTACCACGGTTCAATGAGGGCGCAAGTTGTCGTTCACAACTCTCAGAAAGAGTTTGACAACTGGTTGGAAGAAAACCTCGTTGCTCAAAAGCAAGAATTGCAAGAAGCTGTTGCAGTGAAGCCTGCAAATTTATCAACATCCGAGTTTCTCGCTCCCTATGTTCGAGACATGGGAATCCAAGGCGAAACTCTCAAGTCATTGGTTGGTAGTTAG
- the ctaD gene encoding cytochrome c oxidase subunit I, with product MTQVGLPPNTPPEKSQGEIQVATHLHPSHPQAWKWYDYFTFNTDHKVIGIQYLVTAFLFYLIGGLMAVAMRAELATPDADLLDPNLYNAFMTNHGTIMIFLWIVPSAIGGFGNYLVPLMVGARDMAFPKLNAIAFWLNPPAGLLILASFFFGGSQSGWTAYPPLSLVTANAAQTLWILAIVLVGTSSILGSLNFVITIWKMKIPSMKWDQLPLFCWAIMATSVLALVSTPVLAAGLILLLFDLNFGTSFFKPDAGGNVIIYQHLFWFYSHPAVYLMILPIFGIMSEVIPVHARKSIFGYKAIAYSSLAICVVGLFVWVHHMFTSGTPGWMRMFFTISTLIVAVPTGVKIFGWVATLWGGKIRFTSAMLFALGLLSMFVMGGLSGVTMGTAPFDVHVHDTYYVVAHFHYVLFGGSVFGIYAGIYHWFPKMTGRMLNEPLGRIHFILTLIGTNLTFLPMHELGLQGMPRRVAMYDPQFISLNQICTYGAYILGLSVIPFTINIIWSWIAGRKAEDNPWNALTLEWTTSSPPIVENWEVLPVLTHGPYDYGLDSHNAAPQTSEKAVPAQ from the coding sequence ATGACCCAAGTAGGACTTCCACCAAACACTCCACCAGAAAAAAGTCAAGGCGAAATTCAAGTCGCGACACATCTCCACCCCTCACATCCTCAAGCGTGGAAATGGTATGACTACTTCACGTTTAATACCGATCATAAGGTGATTGGTATCCAGTATTTGGTTACAGCATTTTTGTTTTATCTCATTGGCGGACTGATGGCTGTTGCCATGCGTGCCGAACTGGCAACCCCAGATGCAGATTTGCTAGACCCCAACCTATATAATGCTTTCATGACCAATCACGGGACGATCATGATCTTCTTATGGATCGTACCTAGTGCAATTGGTGGATTTGGGAACTATTTAGTACCATTGATGGTTGGTGCTAGAGATATGGCTTTCCCGAAACTGAACGCGATCGCCTTTTGGTTAAACCCACCCGCAGGATTGTTAATACTTGCTAGTTTCTTTTTTGGCGGTTCGCAATCTGGTTGGACAGCTTACCCTCCTCTAAGCTTGGTGACTGCTAACGCCGCCCAAACTTTGTGGATACTTGCCATTGTGTTGGTAGGAACTTCTTCGATTTTGGGATCGCTGAACTTTGTCATCACTATTTGGAAGATGAAAATTCCCAGCATGAAATGGGATCAACTCCCTCTATTCTGTTGGGCAATTATGGCAACTTCAGTACTGGCACTTGTATCTACTCCAGTCTTAGCAGCAGGGTTAATATTGCTGTTGTTCGATCTCAATTTTGGGACATCCTTTTTTAAACCAGATGCAGGTGGTAATGTAATTATTTACCAACACTTGTTTTGGTTCTACTCCCACCCGGCAGTTTATCTGATGATTCTGCCAATCTTTGGTATTATGTCTGAAGTCATCCCGGTTCACGCCCGCAAATCTATTTTTGGATATAAAGCGATCGCTTATTCAAGTTTGGCAATTTGCGTTGTGGGATTGTTTGTCTGGGTACATCATATGTTCACCAGTGGTACGCCCGGTTGGATGCGGATGTTCTTCACGATTTCGACCCTAATTGTTGCCGTTCCTACTGGTGTCAAGATTTTTGGCTGGGTTGCTACCCTTTGGGGAGGTAAAATTCGCTTCACATCAGCCATGCTTTTCGCCCTTGGCTTACTATCCATGTTTGTCATGGGTGGATTGAGCGGTGTGACCATGGGAACTGCTCCCTTTGACGTTCACGTTCACGATACATACTACGTCGTAGCGCACTTCCACTACGTCTTATTTGGTGGTTCTGTATTTGGTATTTATGCCGGCATCTATCACTGGTTCCCCAAAATGACGGGACGGATGCTCAATGAACCTTTAGGTCGCATTCACTTCATCCTCACTTTGATTGGCACTAACTTGACCTTCCTACCCATGCACGAATTGGGTTTGCAAGGAATGCCCCGAAGAGTTGCGATGTACGATCCGCAATTTATCTCGCTCAATCAGATTTGTACTTACGGTGCCTACATCTTAGGGCTATCAGTAATTCCATTTACTATCAATATCATTTGGAGTTGGATTGCCGGAAGAAAAGCCGAAGACAATCCTTGGAATGCACTCACCTTAGAATGGACAACAAGTTCACCACCCATAGTTGAAAACTGGGAAGTTCTACCCGTTCTTACACACGGTCCCTACGACTACGGTTTGGATAGCCATAATGCTGCTCCACAAACTAGTGAAAAGGCTGTTCCTGCACAGTAG
- a CDS encoding cytochrome c oxidase subunit 3 has protein sequence MDAAKNINNPVALETTSDRHEEHPDLRVLGLSAFLVSESLMFAGFFATYLLFRGGADVWPPQGTEVELLLPTINTIILVSSSFVIHLGDAAIKKNDVQGMQKWYKITAIMGAIFLLGQIVEYLTLGYGLTTNIFSNCFYLMTGFHGLHVFVGLLLILGVLWRSRRPGHYSATKHVGIEMAEIYWHFVDIIWIVLFTLLYILTQF, from the coding sequence ATGGACGCAGCAAAAAATATTAACAACCCCGTTGCTCTAGAAACAACGAGCGATCGTCACGAAGAACATCCAGATTTACGAGTCTTAGGACTCTCAGCATTCCTTGTTTCTGAATCCTTAATGTTTGCCGGCTTTTTTGCCACGTATCTCTTGTTTCGAGGTGGTGCTGATGTTTGGCCTCCACAGGGAACAGAAGTAGAATTGTTGTTACCTACAATCAATACCATCATTCTGGTATCAAGTAGCTTTGTCATTCACCTAGGTGATGCTGCCATTAAGAAAAATGATGTCCAAGGAATGCAAAAGTGGTACAAAATCACTGCTATCATGGGCGCAATTTTCTTACTCGGTCAAATCGTTGAGTACTTAACCTTAGGATACGGTCTAACTACCAATATCTTTTCTAACTGTTTTTACTTAATGACTGGTTTCCACGGGTTACACGTTTTTGTGGGACTGTTATTGATTTTAGGCGTGTTATGGCGTTCCCGGCGTCCCGGTCACTATTCTGCTACCAAACACGTTGGGATTGAAATGGCAGAAATTTACTGGCACTTTGTGGACATCATTTGGATTGTTCTTTTCACCCTACTCTATATTCTGACACAGTTTTGA